TTctcattgattttttttcctaGTTTGTTTACCCAGATGGTTTTTCTAGTTTTTGTCTCTAAGTGGTTGGGGTTAAGTTTAACGTCCAGCCGGAGAAAGTGAAAGTTTTCAGTTCAAAGGAGGTGGTTGAGCTCCGGAACCAAACCTCTTTTTGATAAAATAGTGTACTATTTCTAGCCAGTTTCGTGATAGACCGGGCCGGGCCAGACCAAACCCACACGAAATGGCCTTATAAACggatgagctcattgcgttcTGGTTTGAAAAACATCGGGCACGGCTCGTTTATGGCCAAGAGAAAGCTTCTGGGAAATGCCTAGTACCTTACTATcataaacagaaaaaaaactaaatttttttttaagaaaattaccCAACTTAATTAGAAAGCCTCTCCACTTCAGTTGTCAAGAGGGACTACGTTATCTCAGGGAATTGGTTCTAAAGCTTCCATAATCACAAAAATCAATAGGGAAAATGACTTTATGATAAATTGATTGAAATTTCAGATCGCTAAGCTGCCGCAGAGAGTATGTTTGCTTTCCTATGCTGCCGCCAAAGTAGAAAGTCAacaaaagccataaaaaaaagcttgacGTGGCGACGCTCCAAACAGGCCAGGCCAAAAACAACTACCACTACGCCTCTGCAATCAGGctataaacaaacaaaaatgttttggccaATGCTGGAACCGGTTCTTTGTATATACCGCCATATGTATTTGAATAGAACCATAAATTAgaattcccattcccattgtAAGAAACTGGccaacaaaatttggaaattttGTGGCTGCGGCTGGAAATTACAGATGAGGCTGAATGATGATACATTCATGACGTTGCTTTCTATACTTTTCTATAAATAGCATCCAACATGATCATGCCGTGTGAAACATTTGTTATTACAGCACTTAATGATTCATGGCGGTTATGACGTAAATTGAAAACCTGAAGCAAAACTAGATTTTAGGGGTAAAGGGAGCTACAGCTCTTGAAACTCGTGACTTTTAAACAAATGTGTGAATAAATTTTTGAACAAAAGCTTTCGGAAACTTCTTTTTAAAGGCTCTACGGCGACTGTACCttgaattttcaaaataaaaaaatgttttataacTTCACACTTGTGAATAATGGTAGTAGTTGGTAATAAACCTTGATGACACACCTATTCTAGGGTAATTGCCCGGCCTTAAGTGCACTAATAGCTATGGAGGAATGCCGCCCAACTAGATGCGATGAGTAATCCCAGCTCTACTcactaaaacattttaaattatattaaagttgATTGACATTAAAGCTGTTTGAAGTCTCCGAGTATCAGAGCAATTGAAATTGATTGAACTACTGAATTAGGTAGCCAAACGGAAGAGAATCGTTTACCctttcttaaaatttatatttttcttataaacTTTGAACTATAAAGAGAAAAAGTAATAAGAATTAATATGTGCCAGTGGGAGATGAACAAAAGTCACACGCGTCTGCGAATGGTGAGAGAAAAATCGCTAgctgagaaaaaaaaggcaGTCCCACTTGATGATGTCATCTTTTGCtggcatttttgttttaaattttttttcttttctccaAACCTAGTCGAATGGGGCGGCGCAATTtgatgaaaaaataaacaaataatagaAACTCTTCTGAGTTTCTCCCACACTTCAAAGATTCTGGAGAATTCTTCTGGGGCCGCGCCTAAAAACTCTTGAAAATGCCCTTGGCCCCGAATGTTACTTTTCTCTTAGCTCGAGCTcactttcttttcttttcactTAAAATGTTGCTTATTTTAATTGCTTATATGTGCACTTGATTTGGCAAGAgtcaacaaatattttaatctGGTAAATTCCTCAAAATTGACCAAttctaaataatattatatactCTTGGTTCCACGTACAAGACTACAGCGAACGAGTGGTGAAAAAATACTATGGGGTTTTCGCGCTCTGCTTCCCTTTTTATACGGTCGCTCTCCCCAATGGGTGGGGAAAAAAGCCGGTGCTGGGATCCAAGAGAGCAAGAGTCGTAGGAATTGTCTCGACTACGTGTCACCCTGttttgaaattcaaaattgTCCATTTTCTTCTCGCCATTAAAGcatatattttctcttttaTGAAAGTAttgtatttcttatttaacactaataattataataagaCTTACAAAATATCGTAAGATAAGATTAGCCATCTAATCCATATACCCCTCCCTATTATTAATAAGTACTCTCAGAGCGGCTGACCCGAAGAGCGGATGATCTGCGGCATGTTGGATACTTATAAAACATACCATATCCACCTTAGATTTCCAGAAACGATGacgtatttttattttaagttacCTTTATTGTTGTACCTACGATTCGACTTTAAAAGTCGGTTTATTCTCTCTCTTCTCAGCAAATAACTGAGTTTTCAATCCTTTTAAGATTAACCTTAATGAATCATCGTTAAGAAAGTAATGATGTTTCAACTGTGacgtatgtacatacatatatctcaATAACCTTATGCaaattgaaataataaaattcaaatgacgaattttaaaattaaacaatcatCTACTTAGTAGATTCTACTGTacttatagaaaaaaaaaaacgcatgGAAAGACAATATGTCCCACAGCGaatgccatatctttgccaatttcaaTCCAATTCTtgatcggaataccttaaacgatttgtaaatcgattctccatcaatctgcataaaaacctggaaacaaaatattttttaaattttctgtcaaattttctgggggccCCCTTCAAAATGGTGAAAAATGCATTGAACGCCAATATGACCCACAGCGAAGACCATatatttgccaattttcatccgattcttgataATTGCCCGGCCTTAAGGGCACTAATAGCTATGGAGGAATGCCGCCCAACTAGATGCGATGAGTAAATCCCAGCTCTACTcactaaaacattttaaattactTAAAGTTGATTGACATTAAAGCTGTTTGAAGTCTCCGAGTATCAGAGCAATTGAAATTGATTGAACTACTGAATTAGGCAGCCAAACGGAAGAGAATCGTTTCCTCTTTCttagatatatatttataccctttcagagagtattataattttgtccaaaagtgtgcaacgcagtgaaggagacatctccgaccctataaagtatatatattcttgatcaggatcacctcctgagttgatatgagcatgcccgtctgtccgtctgtctgtccgtctgtctgtctatttctacgcaaactagtctctcagttttaaagctatcgacttgaaacttcgcacacacccttctttcttttgcacgcagtatataagtcggaacggcccggatcggccgactatatcctatagctgccatataactgattgatcggaaatggtatacctttggtgtttttagagttttagagttcaaatttgacacgtgagctatttttggcaaaccattacgacatgccaaatttcataaggatcggtcgacttatagctgccatataactgaacgatcggaaatgacccaactttcgtgtttttgaaaatagaaagctagaacttattacagattctatttttggtcagttgatccaacctaccaaattttataaggatcggccgactatatcctatcagccatataactgaacgatcggaaatggtatttggtagaaatatcaactttcgtatttttgaagatagaagcttgggacttttttttagatttttaattgtaattaattgcttttattatgatgtaatcataaggatcggtcaactatgTATATCCgttgtttgcgatatatatccggtttaaattgcaagggtatatcaacttcggctacgcccgaagttaactttcctttcttgttttttctccAATTCTAGTAGAATGGGGCGGCGCAATTTGatgaaaaaatacacaaataatAGAAACTCTTCTGACTCTCCAAcacttcaaaaatatatatttttatttttattaatattttttaaatttttttgatttttgattcttgatcggattaccttaaacgatttgtatatcgattctccaacaatctgcatcaaaacctgggaacaaaatattttttaaattttttgtcaaattttctgggggatccccttcaaaatcgtGAAAAATGCATTGAACGCCAATATGACCCACAGCGAagaccatatctttgccaattttcatccgattcttgatcggagtaccttaaacgatttgtatatcgattctccatcaatctgcataaaaacctgggaacagaatattttttaaattttttgtcaaattttctgggggatccccttcaaaatcgtGAAAAATGCATTGAACGCCAATACGACCCATAGCGAagaccatatctttgccaattttcatccgattcttgatcggattaccttaaacgatatgtatatcgattctccatcaatctgcatcaaaacctgggaaaaaaatattttttaaattttttgtcaaattttctgggggatcccctttaAAATCGTGAAAAATGCATTGAACGCCAATACGACCCACAGCGAagaccatatctttgccaatttttatccgattcttgatcggagtaccttaaacgatttgtaaatcgattctccatcaatctgcataaaaacctggaaacaaaatattttttaaattttttgtcaaattttcggggggatccccttcaaaatcgtGAAAAATGCATTGAACGCCAATACGACCCATAGCGAagaccatatctttgccaattttcatccgattcttgatcggagtaccttaaacgatttgtataccgattctccatcaatctgcatcaaaacctggaaacaaaatattttttaaattttttgtcaaattttctgggggatccccttcaaaatcgtGAAAAATGCATTGAACGCCAATACGACACATAGCGAagaccatatctttgccaattttcatccgattcttgatcggagtaccttaaacgatttgtaaatcgattctccatcaaactgcataaaaatctagagtagaaatatttttgagattttttgtcaaattttcccGTGGATCCCCTTTAAAATTCCGGAAATGCATTGAAAGACAATATGAACCCACAGCGAAGGCCATACCTTAATCTAAGTTAATAATCTTTCTAATTGACCTGATtcatttaaaaactaaatttaaaaatgctttaattcaaatttttgacCACAACGAAATGGCTTTCATACCAATGTGGGGTGTTCTGAAGGAAGGATTCCGCATCCACTGCAGTGCGGTCACACTGGTCTTTAGCTTCTTCGTTTTCCTCGGCATTTGTTGGTGTTATTTTATGAATCAATTGCTAATTCCCTTCCTACGGATATTCGCCAACATTCGTCAGCTTCTGAAGCCAGTTCCCAGCAGCAGCATTCGCATTTGCAGTTAGTCACCAGGTCGTAAGTATGCCCATTGACCGCTTTCCGGGCGGCGGCCCCTCCCATCTTTCTTTGTCATACTCCGTTATCTGAAAGCGGAGTAAGAATAAAACCTGCTTCGACTTCGACAACCACTCACTATTCTGTTGTTTATCTACAAAATATTGTATAGATAAGGATAAGTGAAGCAGCCAGTATGTGGAAGGCAACCGCCGGTCACCAGATTCAAGCCAATAACTCCAATGCCGCCGAGGACGATGATTGGGAAACTGATCCCGACTTTATCAACGATGTCAGCGAGCAGGAGCAGCGGTGGGGCTCGAAGACGATCGATGGCAGCGGTCGCACCGCCGGCGCCATAGAGTGAGTCACCTCTCGATTTCGCTTGAAAATGCTGATTAAGTTCAATGTCCGATGTGCTCAAattatatttacatatttacaGCATGGACAAGTTGAGGGAGGAGACTGAGAAGGCGGATCTTGACAAGAAGAAGCAACTGCTGAAGGAGCAGAATGCCGGCTACGGCTATGGTGGCAAGTTCGGCGTGGAAAAAGACCGCATGGACAAGTCGGCAGTGGGTCATGACTACCTGGAGAAGGTTGGTAAGCACGCCTCCCAAAAGGATTACAGCGAGGGATTCGGTGGAAAGTTTGGCGTCCAGACAAATCGCGTTGACAAGTCGGCGGTTGGCTGGGACCATGTCGAAAAGGTGGAGAAACATGCCTCCCAAAAGGATTATGCCACCGGTTTTGGTGGAAAGTTCGGTGTCCAGTCAGATCGAGTGGACAAATCCGCTGTGGGCTGGGATCACATCGAGAAAGTAGAAAAGCACGAGTCGCAAAAGGGTAAGACCCATGAGAACCATATCTCCTAGTCaatattcaaatatattttcccTCTCAGATTATTCCAAGGGCTTTGGCGGAAAGTTTGGAGTGCAGGAGGATCGTAAAGATAAGTCTGCAGTGGGCTGGGATCATAAGGAAGCCCCCCAAAAGCATGCCAGCCAGGTAGATCACAAAGTGAAGCCTGTAATCGAAGGTGTAAAACCCTCGAACCTGCGCGCTAAGTTCGAAAACCTGGCCAAGAACTCCGAGGAAGAGTCGCGTAAGCGAGCCGAGGAACAAAAACGCCTCAGGGAAGCCAAGGACAAACGGGATCGCGAAGAGGCCGCCAAGCAGACTGTTGTGGAAAATACTCCCAAAACATCTTCAGAAACGCCTCCGCCCAAGGGCAGCCGGGCAGCTATTCAAACAGGTCGTGCTGGTGGCATTGGTAATGCCATCAGTGCATTCAATCAGATGCAATCGCCTGTAGCCGAAACGCCCCCGGCCCGCAAGGAACCTATTGTTATCCCCAAGGCCCAGCCAACAAAGGTGGAAGTGCCGAAGGAGGAACCAGTTGAAGTCCCTGAGAAGGCTCCGGCTCCAgcggttgttgctgctgtcgcCCCAGAACCAGCTCCTCCAGCTAAAGCTCCTTCCCCAGCACCGGCTCCTGTACCAGACGTTGTGCCACAGATTGAGGTGGAAACTGTGCCAACGCCACCCAGAAGTGAGCCCGAATCCCCTGAACACTTGCCAACACCTCAAGCCGAAGCCCA
The Drosophila bipectinata strain 14024-0381.07 chromosome 3R, DbipHiC1v2, whole genome shotgun sequence DNA segment above includes these coding regions:
- the Cortactin gene encoding hematopoietic lineage cell-specific protein, with translation MWKATAGHQIQANNSNAAEDDDWETDPDFINDVSEQEQRWGSKTIDGSGRTAGAIDMDKLREETEKADLDKKKQLLKEQNAGYGYGGKFGVEKDRMDKSAVGHDYLEKVGKHASQKDYSEGFGGKFGVQTNRVDKSAVGWDHVEKVEKHASQKDYATGFGGKFGVQSDRVDKSAVGWDHIEKVEKHESQKDYSKGFGGKFGVQEDRKDKSAVGWDHKEAPQKHASQVDHKVKPVIEGVKPSNLRAKFENLAKNSEEESRKRAEEQKRLREAKDKRDREEAAKQTVVENTPKTSSETPPPKGSRAAIQTGRAGGIGNAISAFNQMQSPVAETPPARKEPIVIPKAQPTKVEVPKEEPVEVPEKAPAPAVVAAVAPEPAPPAKAPSPAPAPVPDVVPQIEVETVPTPPRSEPESPEHLPTPQAEAQVQPVAQAPVPVPAPAPAEPQPVAIEEPLYQNQAEIKAASPVPTSNGSSTEATASATEEAIYANSDNLADYLEDTGIHAIALYDYQAADDDEISFDPDDVVTHIDKIDDGWWRGLCKNRYGLFPANYVQVVEQNS